Proteins encoded within one genomic window of Ideonella dechloratans:
- the msrB gene encoding peptide-methionine (R)-S-oxide reductase MsrB — MTHDPHDHDDTRYPVQKTEAEWRDQLDPVQFAVARQAATERAFTGVYWNHWEPGVYRCVGCGQALFSSDTKFDAGCGWPSYSQAIEEGRVERLIDTSHGMTRVEVRCANCGSHLGHVFDDGPAPTGERFCINSAAIHFAPDSGTP; from the coding sequence ATGACCCACGATCCGCACGACCACGACGACACCCGCTATCCCGTCCAGAAGACCGAGGCCGAGTGGCGCGACCAGCTCGACCCGGTGCAGTTCGCCGTGGCACGGCAGGCGGCCACCGAACGCGCCTTCACCGGCGTCTACTGGAACCACTGGGAGCCGGGTGTCTACCGCTGCGTGGGCTGCGGCCAGGCCCTGTTCAGCTCCGACACCAAGTTCGACGCCGGTTGCGGCTGGCCCAGCTACAGCCAGGCCATCGAAGAAGGCCGGGTCGAGCGGCTGATCGACACCTCGCACGGCATGACGCGGGTGGAGGTGCGCTGCGCGAACTGCGGCTCGCACCTGGGCCACGTCTTCGATGACGGCCCCGCGCCCACCGGAGAGCGTTTCTGCATCAATTCGGCAGCGATACACTTCGCGCCGGATTCCGGAACGCCATGA
- a CDS encoding protein adenylyltransferase SelO → MDDRRAPSPPDATRWPNRFAGLGPAFHTPMRGAGLPDPHWVATSDDAAAVLGWPADWWQRWPEALAVFSGNSTWEGMAPLASVYSGHQFGVWAGQLGDGRALMLGEVDTPQGAMELQLKGAGRTPYSRMGDGRAVLRSSIREFLCSEAMHHLGIPTSRGLCLTGSSLPVRRERVETAAVVTRVAPSFLRFGHFEHFYHHDRHEELRTLAEHAIAHHFPACRQAEQPVLALLGEVTERTARLIAQWQAVGFCHGVMNTDNMSLLGLTIDYGPFGFLDVFDPQHICNHSDEGGLYAYARQPKVGWWNLHAFAQALVPLVGQGQGTPEDVAAIRAALARYETVFAQALAAQMRAKLGLREAREGDQDLVNDWLRLLETQKVDYTIAMRRLCDFSPRDAGPVRDVFMDREAFDAWAARYAERLAAEHSIDTERQATMRRANPRVVLRNHLAETAIQRAEQGDFGEVQRLLAVLSRPFDDDSGTAADAGFPPDWAQQLSVSCSS, encoded by the coding sequence ATGGACGACCGCCGCGCCCCCTCCCCCCCTGACGCCACGCGCTGGCCCAACCGCTTTGCGGGCCTGGGCCCGGCCTTCCACACCCCAATGCGTGGCGCCGGCCTGCCCGACCCGCACTGGGTCGCCACCAGCGACGATGCCGCCGCCGTGTTGGGCTGGCCGGCCGACTGGTGGCAGCGATGGCCCGAGGCCCTGGCTGTCTTCAGCGGCAACAGCACCTGGGAAGGCATGGCGCCGCTGGCTTCGGTCTACAGCGGTCACCAGTTCGGTGTGTGGGCCGGACAGTTGGGCGATGGGCGGGCCCTGATGCTGGGCGAGGTGGACACGCCGCAGGGGGCGATGGAACTGCAGCTCAAGGGGGCGGGCCGCACGCCCTATTCGCGCATGGGCGACGGCCGGGCTGTGCTGCGCTCCTCCATCCGCGAGTTCCTCTGTTCCGAAGCCATGCACCACCTGGGCATCCCCACCAGCCGCGGCCTGTGCCTGACAGGCTCGTCCCTGCCGGTGCGCCGCGAGCGGGTGGAGACAGCGGCCGTGGTCACCCGTGTGGCGCCCAGCTTTCTGCGTTTCGGCCACTTCGAGCACTTCTACCACCACGACCGGCACGAGGAGCTGCGCACCCTGGCCGAGCATGCCATCGCGCACCATTTCCCGGCCTGCCGCCAGGCCGAGCAGCCGGTGCTGGCCCTGCTCGGCGAGGTCACCGAACGCACGGCCCGGCTGATCGCCCAGTGGCAGGCGGTGGGCTTCTGCCACGGGGTGATGAACACCGACAACATGTCGCTGCTGGGGCTGACGATCGACTACGGCCCCTTCGGCTTTCTGGATGTGTTCGACCCGCAGCACATCTGCAACCACTCCGACGAGGGCGGGCTGTATGCCTACGCCCGCCAGCCCAAGGTGGGCTGGTGGAACCTGCACGCCTTCGCCCAGGCCCTGGTGCCTCTGGTGGGCCAGGGTCAAGGAACGCCGGAGGATGTGGCCGCCATCCGCGCCGCGCTGGCCCGCTACGAAACCGTCTTCGCCCAAGCGCTGGCCGCGCAGATGCGCGCCAAGCTGGGCCTGCGCGAGGCGCGCGAGGGCGACCAGGACCTGGTCAACGACTGGCTGCGCCTGCTGGAGACCCAGAAGGTGGACTACACCATCGCGATGCGCCGCCTGTGCGATTTCTCCCCTCGGGACGCCGGGCCGGTGCGCGATGTCTTCATGGACCGCGAGGCCTTTGACGCCTGGGCCGCGCGCTACGCGGAGCGTCTGGCCGCCGAGCACAGCATCGACACCGAGCGGCAGGCCACGATGCGCCGCGCCAACCCGCGGGTGGTGCTGCGCAACCACCTGGCGGAAACCGCCATCCAGCGGGCGGAACAAGGCGACTTCGGCGAGGTCCAACGCCTGCTGGCGGTGCTCTCCCGTCCCTTCGACGACGACAGCGGCACAGCCGCCGACGCCGGCTTCCCGCCCGACTGGGCTCAGCAACTCTCCGTGTCCTGCTCCTCATGA
- a CDS encoding PaaI family thioesterase has translation MSTHAPPQAHPQPFPIAIPFAHHLGLQFYGATEDRAEVRVWLQPPHLNGWGVAHGGLLLTMMDISMALAARSGHQEGPGVATIELKTSFLRPAEGELRGIGTVLQRTVSMAFCEGRVLNAQGDLCAHATATFKFLGGVSAPARPPR, from the coding sequence ATGAGCACCCATGCCCCGCCCCAGGCCCATCCTCAGCCCTTTCCGATCGCCATTCCCTTTGCCCACCACCTGGGCCTGCAGTTTTACGGGGCCACGGAGGACCGCGCGGAGGTGCGGGTGTGGTTGCAGCCGCCCCACCTGAACGGCTGGGGTGTGGCCCATGGCGGGCTTCTGCTGACGATGATGGACATCTCGATGGCCCTGGCGGCCCGCAGCGGCCACCAGGAAGGGCCGGGCGTGGCCACCATTGAGCTCAAGACCAGCTTCCTGCGGCCGGCGGAGGGCGAGCTGCGCGGCATCGGCACGGTGCTGCAGCGCACCGTCAGCATGGCCTTCTGCGAGGGCCGGGTGCTCAACGCCCAGGGCGATCTGTGCGCCCATGCCACCGCCACCTTCAAGTTCCTGGGCGGCGTCAGCGCGCCGGCGCGGCCACCGCGCTGA
- a CDS encoding GNAT family N-acetyltransferase has protein sequence MTTPSPDIHWTWCRFPDLGLQDLYDLLQLRARVFILEQGPYLDPDGLDQHSWHLLGRLGHDWNGLSAGELVLYLRAVDPGQKYDEPALGRVVNHPAVRGLGLGRVLVGEGVRRCDQTWPGRPNRISAQAHLAAFYGGFGYQPVGEVYLEDDIPHQEMLRPAV, from the coding sequence ATGACGACCCCATCGCCCGATATCCACTGGACCTGGTGCCGCTTCCCCGACCTGGGCCTGCAGGACCTCTACGACCTGCTGCAACTGCGGGCCCGCGTGTTCATCCTGGAGCAGGGGCCCTACCTGGACCCGGACGGCCTCGACCAGCACAGTTGGCACCTGCTGGGCCGCCTGGGCCACGACTGGAACGGCCTGTCGGCCGGCGAACTGGTGCTCTACCTGCGGGCGGTGGATCCGGGGCAGAAGTACGACGAGCCGGCCCTGGGACGGGTGGTCAACCACCCGGCGGTTCGGGGCCTGGGCCTGGGGCGCGTGCTGGTGGGCGAGGGCGTGCGCCGATGCGACCAGACCTGGCCCGGCCGGCCCAACCGCATCAGCGCCCAGGCCCATCTGGCCGCCTTCTATGGCGGCTTCGGCTACCAGCCCGTGGGTGAGGTCTATCTGGAGGACGACATCCCCCACCAGGAGATGCTGCGTCCGGCGGTTTGA
- a CDS encoding Tex family protein, with translation MDKILLQIAAELKVRPAQVNAAVTLLDGGATVPFIARYRKEATDGLDDIQLRELEARLGYLRELEERRDAVLKSIDEQGKLTPELRAAIEAAPTKQELEDLYLPYKPKRRTKGMIAREAGLEPLADKLFADPSLDPMAEAAAFLNPDAGFADAFAVLDGVRDLLSERWAEDATLVGKLREWLWAEGLFQSKLAPGKDENHPDHSKFRDYFDYDEPIRTVPSHRALAVFRGRTLEILDAKLVLDEEVVPGQPTLAEGRIAQHLGWRHAKRAGDELIRKTIAWTWKVKLSMSLERDLFGRLREEAEKVAIKVFAENLRDLLLAAPAGKRVVMGLDPGIRTGVKVAVVSDTGKVLATSTVYPHEPKCDWEGSLHTLGRLVATHGVNLIAIGNGTASRETDKLAADLIKRIQGMAPDVKLEKVVVSEAGASVYSASEFASKELPDLDVSLRGAVSIARRLQDPLAELVKIEPKSIGVGQYQHDVNQSELARTLDAVVEDCVNSVGVDLNTASAPLLAQVSGLSTAVANSIVRWRDANGAFRNRQQLLDVAGLGAKTFEQAAGFLRIRDGDNPLDLSGVHPETYPVVEKIIAAAGRPVQELIGNADVIRKLRPEAFADEKFGAITVKDILAELEKPGRDPRPDFKVARFNDGVEDIKDLKEGMVLEGTVSNVAQFGAFVDLGVHQDGLVHVSQLSNKFVNDAREVVKTGDIVKVKVLEVDLARKRISLTMKLDAAAPGPKSGSRGDNSYRPAARGERAQSGRGHPAEAPNAMAAAFAKLKR, from the coding sequence TTGGACAAGATCCTGTTGCAAATTGCGGCCGAACTGAAGGTTCGGCCGGCCCAAGTCAATGCCGCCGTCACCCTGCTGGACGGCGGCGCCACGGTGCCCTTCATCGCCCGCTACCGCAAGGAGGCCACCGACGGCCTGGACGACATCCAGCTGCGCGAGCTGGAAGCCCGGCTGGGCTACCTGCGCGAGCTGGAAGAGCGCCGCGACGCGGTGCTGAAAAGCATCGACGAGCAGGGCAAGCTCACGCCGGAGCTGCGCGCCGCCATCGAGGCCGCGCCCACCAAGCAGGAGCTGGAAGACCTCTACCTGCCCTACAAGCCCAAGCGTCGCACCAAGGGCATGATCGCCCGTGAGGCGGGGCTGGAGCCGCTGGCCGACAAGCTGTTTGCCGACCCCAGCCTGGACCCGATGGCCGAGGCCGCCGCCTTCCTGAACCCGGATGCCGGTTTTGCCGACGCCTTCGCGGTGCTGGACGGCGTGCGCGACCTGCTGTCCGAACGCTGGGCCGAGGACGCCACCCTGGTGGGCAAGCTGCGCGAATGGCTGTGGGCCGAGGGCCTGTTCCAGTCCAAGCTGGCCCCGGGCAAGGACGAGAACCACCCCGACCACAGCAAGTTCCGCGACTACTTCGACTACGACGAGCCGATCCGCACCGTGCCCAGCCACCGCGCGCTGGCGGTGTTCCGCGGCCGCACGCTGGAGATCCTGGACGCCAAACTGGTGCTCGACGAGGAAGTGGTGCCGGGGCAACCCACGCTGGCCGAAGGCCGCATCGCCCAGCACCTGGGCTGGCGCCACGCCAAGCGTGCCGGCGACGAGCTGATCCGCAAGACCATCGCCTGGACCTGGAAGGTCAAGCTGTCGATGAGCCTGGAGCGCGACCTGTTCGGCCGCCTGCGCGAAGAGGCCGAGAAGGTGGCCATCAAGGTCTTTGCCGAGAACCTGCGCGACCTGCTGCTGGCCGCACCGGCCGGCAAGCGCGTGGTGATGGGCCTGGACCCGGGCATCCGCACCGGGGTGAAGGTGGCGGTGGTGAGCGACACCGGCAAGGTGCTGGCCACGTCCACCGTCTACCCGCACGAGCCCAAGTGCGACTGGGAAGGCAGCCTGCACACCCTGGGTCGCCTGGTGGCCACCCATGGCGTGAACCTGATCGCCATCGGCAACGGCACCGCCAGCCGCGAAACCGACAAGCTGGCGGCCGACTTGATCAAGCGCATCCAGGGCATGGCCCCGGACGTGAAGCTGGAGAAGGTGGTGGTCAGCGAGGCCGGCGCCTCCGTCTACTCGGCCTCCGAATTCGCCTCCAAGGAACTGCCGGACCTGGACGTGAGCCTGCGCGGCGCGGTGTCCATCGCCCGCCGCCTGCAGGATCCGCTGGCCGAGCTGGTGAAGATCGAGCCCAAGAGCATCGGCGTGGGCCAGTACCAGCACGACGTGAACCAGAGCGAGCTGGCCCGCACGCTGGACGCGGTGGTGGAAGACTGCGTGAACTCGGTGGGCGTGGACCTGAACACCGCGTCGGCGCCGCTGCTGGCCCAGGTCTCGGGCCTGTCCACCGCGGTGGCCAACAGCATCGTGCGCTGGCGCGACGCCAACGGCGCCTTCCGCAACCGCCAGCAGCTGCTGGACGTGGCCGGCCTGGGCGCCAAGACCTTCGAGCAGGCCGCGGGCTTCCTGCGCATCCGCGATGGCGACAACCCGCTGGACCTGTCGGGTGTACACCCGGAAACCTACCCGGTGGTCGAAAAGATCATCGCCGCCGCCGGCCGGCCGGTGCAGGAGCTGATCGGCAATGCCGACGTGATCCGTAAGCTGCGGCCCGAGGCCTTTGCCGACGAGAAGTTCGGCGCCATCACGGTCAAGGACATCCTGGCCGAGCTGGAAAAGCCCGGCCGCGACCCGCGCCCGGACTTCAAGGTGGCCCGCTTCAATGATGGCGTCGAAGACATCAAGGACCTGAAGGAAGGGATGGTGCTGGAAGGCACGGTGTCCAACGTGGCCCAGTTCGGCGCCTTCGTGGACCTGGGCGTGCACCAGGACGGCCTGGTGCATGTGAGCCAGCTCTCCAACAAGTTCGTCAACGACGCCCGCGAGGTGGTCAAGACCGGCGACATCGTCAAGGTCAAGGTGCTGGAGGTGGACCTGGCCCGCAAGCGCATCAGCCTGACGATGAAGCTCGACGCCGCCGCGCCTGGCCCCAAGAGCGGCAGCCGTGGCGACAACAGCTACCGCCCGGCCGCCCGTGGCGAGCGCGCCCAGTCCGGTCGTGGCCACCCGGCCGAGGCCCCGAACGCGATGGCCGCGGCCTTCGCCAAGCTCAAGCGCTGA
- a CDS encoding phospholipase, translating into MKALRILAGPAALARLRQGPLTPAEVRVVPGAAGGPKGLILGPLDQFLFGDWLPRGGHTVHLLGASIGAWRMTAACMPDPVVALQRLAEDYITQRYAHAPGKSPLPGHVSAVFGAKLQEHFGGQEAALLAHPRYRLHVFTSHGRRWLRRETARWRTGLGYGAAFVSNLVARPALGGWLERVVFSDPRDALPLPLHDFRGQQVALSLQNLIPAVLASCSIPFWLEAVHDIPGAPRGAYWDGGITDYHLHLRYDRLLAGDAGQGGDPGWVLYPHFQPTLVPGWLDKAWRWRHRATPALDRVVVLAPRPEWLATLPGERLPSREDFKAYLDDDAAREKAWRRAVSESQRLADEFQAWVEGRATPELQPLP; encoded by the coding sequence ATGAAGGCCTTGCGCATCCTGGCCGGCCCGGCCGCGCTGGCACGCCTGCGCCAGGGCCCGCTCACGCCGGCCGAGGTGCGGGTGGTGCCGGGCGCCGCCGGTGGCCCCAAGGGCCTGATCCTGGGCCCCCTGGACCAGTTCCTGTTCGGTGATTGGCTGCCGCGCGGCGGCCACACGGTGCATCTGTTGGGTGCCTCCATCGGCGCCTGGCGCATGACGGCGGCCTGCATGCCCGACCCGGTGGTCGCGCTGCAGCGCCTGGCCGAGGACTACATCACCCAGCGCTACGCGCATGCGCCCGGCAAGTCGCCGTTGCCCGGCCATGTCAGTGCGGTGTTTGGGGCCAAGCTGCAGGAGCACTTCGGCGGGCAGGAGGCGGCACTGCTGGCCCATCCGCGGTACCGCCTGCATGTGTTCACCAGCCATGGCCGGCGCTGGCTGCGGCGCGAGACCGCCCGCTGGCGCACCGGCCTGGGCTATGGCGCGGCCTTCGTCAGCAACCTGGTGGCCCGCCCGGCCCTGGGGGGCTGGCTGGAACGGGTGGTGTTCTCGGACCCGCGCGATGCGCTGCCCCTGCCCCTGCACGACTTCCGCGGCCAGCAGGTCGCCCTGTCGCTGCAGAACCTGATCCCGGCCGTGCTGGCCAGTTGCTCGATCCCGTTCTGGCTGGAGGCGGTGCACGACATCCCGGGCGCGCCGCGCGGGGCCTACTGGGACGGCGGCATCACCGACTACCACCTGCACCTGCGCTACGACCGTCTGCTGGCCGGCGACGCGGGGCAGGGCGGGGACCCGGGCTGGGTGCTGTACCCGCACTTTCAGCCCACGCTGGTGCCGGGCTGGCTGGACAAGGCCTGGCGCTGGCGCCACCGCGCCACCCCCGCGCTGGACCGGGTGGTGGTGCTGGCCCCCCGGCCCGAATGGCTGGCCACGCTGCCCGGCGAGCGCCTGCCCAGCCGCGAGGACTTCAAGGCCTACCTGGACGACGACGCCGCGCGCGAAAAGGCCTGGCGTCGTGCGGTGTCCGAGAGCCAGCGACTGGCCGACGAATTCCAGGCCTGGGTCGAGGGCCGGGCCACGCCCGAGTTGCAGCCCTTGCCCTGA
- a CDS encoding GMC family oxidoreductase: MTPNQTFDYVIVGGGSAGSVLASRLSEDPAVSVALLEAGPADRSVLIHCPAGLGVMARTGQANWCFETTPQPGLNGRRGYQPRGKVLGGSSSINAMIYIRGHRSDYDGWAAAGNPGWAWDAVLPWFKRAEDNARGADAWHGQGGPLHVMDLCDPNPLSRRFVEAGRQAGWPENPDFNGAAFEGVGMYQVTHQNGERFSAAKGYLRPHLGRPNLQVFTEARAERLILDGRLVRGVDVLHRGQRLRLMARQEVALCAGAFQSPQLLMLSGVGDPVELQRHGITVRHALPGVGRNLHDHPDVVMVLKAPRARESFGLGLGGGWDIARAIGQWRRERRGLLTSNFAEAGGFFRSRPDEAVPDLQWHFVVGQLVNHGRSAVWGHGYSVHVCLLRPQSRGRVTLASADPLAAPVIDPAFLAEADDLDRLVSGVQQTRRLLAQPAMAALGGQEPGPLARAQDPQAIAEFIRNHADTIYHPVGSCRMGADPLAVVDAQMKVHGLSGLRVVDASAMPSIVSGNTNAPVIMMAERAAAWMAAARWRREDAAVIAPAPPVAEAAG, translated from the coding sequence ATGACCCCCAACCAGACTTTCGATTACGTCATCGTCGGCGGCGGCAGCGCCGGCTCGGTGCTGGCCAGCCGGCTCAGCGAAGACCCCGCCGTCTCCGTCGCCCTGCTGGAAGCCGGCCCAGCCGACCGCAGCGTGCTGATCCACTGCCCGGCCGGCCTGGGCGTGATGGCCCGCACCGGCCAGGCCAACTGGTGCTTCGAGACCACGCCGCAGCCCGGGCTGAACGGCCGGCGCGGCTACCAGCCCCGCGGCAAGGTGCTGGGCGGCTCCAGCTCCATCAACGCGATGATCTACATCCGCGGCCACCGCAGCGATTACGACGGCTGGGCCGCCGCCGGCAACCCCGGCTGGGCATGGGACGCCGTGCTGCCCTGGTTCAAGCGGGCCGAGGACAACGCACGCGGCGCTGACGCCTGGCACGGCCAGGGCGGACCGCTGCATGTGATGGACCTGTGCGACCCCAACCCGCTGTCACGCCGCTTCGTCGAGGCCGGGCGCCAGGCCGGCTGGCCCGAGAACCCGGACTTCAACGGCGCTGCCTTCGAGGGCGTGGGGATGTACCAGGTCACCCACCAGAACGGCGAGCGCTTCAGCGCCGCCAAGGGCTATCTGCGCCCCCACCTGGGTCGCCCCAACCTGCAGGTCTTCACCGAGGCCCGGGCCGAGCGCCTGATCCTCGACGGCCGGCTGGTGCGCGGAGTGGATGTGTTGCACCGTGGCCAGCGCCTGCGGCTGATGGCCCGCCAGGAGGTCGCCCTGTGCGCAGGCGCCTTCCAGTCACCGCAGCTGCTGATGCTCTCGGGCGTGGGCGATCCGGTCGAGCTGCAGCGCCACGGCATCACGGTGCGCCACGCCCTGCCCGGCGTGGGCCGCAACCTGCACGACCACCCGGACGTGGTGATGGTGCTCAAGGCGCCCCGGGCCCGTGAGAGCTTCGGCCTCGGCCTGGGCGGCGGCTGGGACATCGCCCGCGCCATCGGCCAATGGCGGCGCGAACGGCGCGGCCTGCTGACCTCCAACTTCGCCGAGGCCGGCGGCTTCTTCCGCAGCCGGCCGGACGAGGCCGTGCCTGACCTGCAGTGGCACTTCGTGGTGGGCCAGTTGGTCAACCACGGCCGCAGCGCGGTGTGGGGCCACGGCTACTCGGTGCATGTGTGCCTGCTGCGCCCCCAGAGCCGCGGGCGGGTGACGCTGGCCAGCGCCGACCCGTTGGCCGCCCCGGTGATTGACCCGGCCTTCCTGGCCGAAGCCGACGACCTGGACCGGCTGGTCAGCGGCGTGCAGCAGACCCGCCGCCTGCTGGCCCAGCCCGCGATGGCGGCCCTGGGCGGGCAGGAGCCCGGCCCCCTGGCCCGCGCGCAGGACCCGCAGGCCATCGCCGAATTCATCCGTAACCATGCCGACACCATCTACCACCCGGTGGGCAGCTGCCGCATGGGCGCCGACCCGCTGGCCGTGGTGGACGCCCAGATGAAGGTGCACGGCCTGTCGGGCCTGCGGGTGGTGGACGCCTCGGCGATGCCCAGCATCGTCAGCGGCAACACCAACGCCCCGGTCATCATGATGGCCGAGCGGGCAGCGGCCTGGATGGCGGCCGCCCGCTGGCGCCGGGAGGATGCCGCCGTCATCGCGCCGGCGCCGCCGGTGGCCGAAGCCGCGGGCTGA
- a CDS encoding alkane 1-monooxygenase, producing MSTSTAPSSDRPPIYRDPKRHAWLLSLLVPLSIGAGPLMWTAHPSHWVLWVPTVFVYLVAPLLDLLLGTDSSNPPEPAVPALEADPYYRWVTYALVPLLWLGFIFAAWFSQQPGLSTADRVALVLATGGVGGFCINLGHELGHKRTTLERWLAKLILAPTFYGHFTIEHNRGHHRDVATPEDPASSRMGESIWRFVWREMPGAWRRAWALERARTRADGQAVWSLHNEILQPMLVGLALWAALVLWLGPQVLLFLLPTALWANFQLTSANYVEHYGLLRQKTPQGRYEPCQPRHSWNSNHLFSNWATFHLQRHSDHHAHPLRRYQSLRHFDEAPQLPCGYFGLFPVAYLPPLWFALMDRRLVESVGRDPDRINFDPRRRTRLMARHGLAQPAPASPHSSASDLPARSTP from the coding sequence ATGTCCACCAGCACCGCGCCATCGTCAGACCGTCCACCGATCTACCGCGACCCCAAGCGCCATGCCTGGCTGCTGTCGCTGCTGGTGCCGCTGAGCATCGGCGCCGGCCCGCTGATGTGGACGGCGCATCCCTCGCACTGGGTGCTCTGGGTCCCGACCGTCTTCGTCTATCTGGTGGCGCCGCTGCTGGACCTGCTGCTGGGCACCGACAGCAGCAACCCGCCCGAGCCCGCGGTGCCGGCCCTGGAGGCCGACCCCTACTACCGCTGGGTCACCTATGCCCTGGTGCCGCTGCTCTGGCTGGGCTTCATCTTCGCGGCCTGGTTCAGCCAGCAGCCCGGTCTGAGCACCGCCGACCGGGTGGCCCTGGTGCTGGCCACCGGCGGCGTGGGCGGCTTCTGCATCAACCTCGGCCATGAACTGGGCCACAAGCGCACGACGCTGGAGCGCTGGCTGGCCAAGCTGATCCTGGCGCCGACCTTCTACGGGCACTTCACCATCGAGCACAACCGCGGCCACCACCGCGACGTGGCCACGCCGGAGGACCCGGCCTCCTCCCGCATGGGCGAGAGCATCTGGCGCTTCGTCTGGCGCGAGATGCCAGGGGCATGGCGTCGCGCCTGGGCCCTCGAACGTGCCCGCACCCGGGCCGATGGGCAGGCGGTCTGGTCGCTGCACAACGAGATCCTGCAGCCCATGCTGGTGGGCCTGGCGCTGTGGGCCGCACTGGTGCTGTGGCTGGGGCCGCAGGTGCTGCTGTTCCTGCTGCCCACTGCCCTGTGGGCCAATTTCCAGCTCACCTCTGCCAACTATGTGGAGCACTACGGGCTGCTGCGACAGAAGACCCCTCAGGGGCGCTACGAACCCTGCCAGCCTCGCCACTCCTGGAACAGCAACCACCTGTTCTCCAACTGGGCCACCTTTCACCTGCAGCGCCATTCCGACCACCACGCCCATCCGCTGCGCCGCTACCAGTCGCTGCGGCATTTCGACGAGGCACCCCAGCTGCCCTGCGGCTACTTCGGCCTGTTCCCGGTGGCCTACCTTCCGCCGCTGTGGTTCGCGCTGATGGACCGCCGCCTGGTCGAGTCGGTGGGGCGCGACCCGGACCGCATCAACTTCGACCCGCGCCGCCGCACGCGCCTGATGGCCCGCCACGGCCTGGCGCAGCCGGCCCCCGCTTCTCCCCATTCTTCTGCTTCCGACCTCCCGGCGCGCTCGACGCCCTGA
- a CDS encoding AraC family transcriptional regulator — MSPSTLSSPAVAPALDSLIHPIYARLLRMLLQQAAVDGDGVLALAGLDWSTLVSDDRPLPRETIIRLIEAALAASGRPWLGLELGRQAPVSAHGPLGYAAVTARDLSGALQMLARYGAVRNASLAWVMRPVAAGLHLQAVERVEWGRARGFYLDTVVAAMLSVIESALGQRPAGISVDMPLPTPAWAAQYQRFAPVQFRFGQPLLAMTVSAEAARLPCLGADAQAHASACRDCEAALAVLADRSLVQQVSALLAAAPAGAYPGLPAVAQACGLGPRTLMRRLAAEGSSFQLLLDAARRNRALWLLQHTHRSVEEVASELGYQDTSNFSRTVRRWFGCTPGELRRPSASAAREPARPGYT; from the coding sequence GTGTCGCCCTCCACACTTTCTTCCCCAGCGGTCGCGCCTGCGCTCGATTCGCTGATCCATCCGATCTATGCCCGGCTGCTGCGGATGCTGCTGCAGCAGGCCGCCGTGGATGGCGACGGCGTGCTGGCCCTGGCCGGCCTGGACTGGTCCACGCTGGTCAGCGACGACCGTCCCCTGCCGCGCGAAACCATCATCCGGCTGATCGAGGCCGCGCTGGCCGCCTCGGGCCGGCCCTGGCTGGGCCTGGAACTGGGCCGGCAGGCCCCGGTCTCGGCCCATGGGCCCCTGGGCTATGCGGCCGTCACCGCGCGCGACCTGTCCGGTGCGCTCCAGATGCTGGCGCGCTACGGCGCCGTGCGCAATGCGTCGCTGGCCTGGGTCATGCGACCCGTGGCGGCCGGCCTGCACCTGCAGGCGGTGGAGCGGGTGGAGTGGGGGAGGGCGCGCGGGTTCTACCTGGACACCGTGGTGGCCGCGATGCTGTCGGTCATCGAATCCGCCCTGGGCCAGCGGCCGGCGGGCATCAGCGTGGACATGCCGCTGCCGACCCCGGCCTGGGCGGCGCAGTACCAGCGCTTTGCGCCGGTGCAGTTCCGTTTCGGTCAGCCCTTGCTGGCCATGACGGTCAGCGCCGAGGCGGCCCGGCTGCCCTGCCTGGGGGCCGACGCGCAGGCCCATGCCTCGGCCTGCCGCGATTGCGAGGCCGCCTTGGCCGTTCTGGCCGACCGCAGCCTGGTGCAGCAGGTATCGGCCCTGCTGGCGGCCGCGCCGGCGGGGGCCTACCCCGGCCTGCCGGCGGTGGCCCAGGCCTGCGGCCTGGGGCCTCGCACGCTGATGCGCCGGCTGGCTGCCGAGGGCAGTTCCTTTCAGCTGCTGCTGGACGCGGCCCGGCGCAACCGGGCGCTGTGGCTGCTGCAGCACACCCACCGCAGCGTGGAGGAGGTGGCCTCCGAACTCGGCTACCAGGACACCTCGAACTTCAGCCGCACCGTCCGGCGCTGGTTTGGCTGCACCCCGGGCGAGCTGCGCCGGCCATCGGCATCGGCCGCTCGGGAGCCCGCCCGGCCGGGCTATACTTGA